Below is a window of Quercus robur chromosome 6, dhQueRobu3.1, whole genome shotgun sequence DNA.
ggacccggagaaattaaattaatgagTTGTCACGGGAAAATCTTTATAGCATTGGTTGCATAGTTAATCTCACTCACTTAATTAGTTGGAGTTCCACTTATAAACTAGTTAGACGAATGGCTTCAATTCTTGAAGGTCAAGGGGCTACATTATAGTTCAATTTCTATACCAAACAAACCATTTGGTATATATGGTGCTTGAGCCATCTGACTCTACCcataattttttgctttttgtttatttatttatctagtttgtttgtttgttttttttttttttaaaactagcAGAGATCTCGTTTAACCTGTGTCATTTATTACTGTGGCCATTAATATGGCCTTACCAGTGCCATGTATGTAAGATGGAAAGCTGATCTCAGATTATAAGtgaaactccttttttttttggttcgaaagtttaattaattaatgatttATATTAAGTGATTTATGCAATTACTCCATATCACAGATTATCATATAGTATACTATAAGAGAAGCTCCAGactttaattttaaagaaatcaTGTACATAATGATGCAGGCAATCGTAAGAATAACACTCCAAGTGACACTGAAAAGTATTATATGATCGAAGAATGAATCTAGAATAATGGAAAATAAAACATGAGAATCCTCCCTGAGACAAACAAATACACATAAACCTAGTCGCACCTGTAAAAGCACTTAGATCTATAAATCCAAGGCAAACAGGTTCCCACCACACATTTAAAAAACGCTTCAAATAGTGGTACAGAGAACCATCCAATGATGAAGCTAGAAGGAAGATGAAAGGAAATTTGGCATATCAGGGACTAGTGATTCAATTTGATGGTGGTGGGGAGAAGAAAGGAATTGTTGGAATTGTCGTTGGAATGGTGGGGATTGAAGGGATCATGGTTGGGATGGTGGGCAATGGAGTAGCAGCAGGTAGAGGAGGTAGTGTCACCTTGGGAATTGTAGGGGTGGTTGGGGAAGTTGGATTTGGCAAAGATGGAATCTGGGTGCTTGGCAATGGTGGCAAAGTGGACTTTGGTAGAGTTGGCAATGGTGGCAATGTGGTAGTTGGCAGTGTTGGCTGAGATGGGATCTGGGTGCTTGGCAATGGTGGCAATGTGGACTTTGGCAAAGGTGGTTGAGTTGGCAAAGTTGGCAATGGCGTGCTAGGCAGTGGTGGCAATGTGGCTTGAGGCAGTGTTGGCACTGAGGGCAATGGAGGCAATGTGGACTTGGGCAAACTTGGGATCGTAGGCAGTGTCAATGCCGGAGGTGGAGCGGCTGTTGTGTCCAAAAGCTGGCGTGCTGCAAGGCTTACATTGGTGGTTGCGAGTGAAAATGCTACGACCAAGGACAGAACGAAACAATAGTTGGAAAATGCCATGGTTTGGTCTGAGGAGAAGATTTGAAAAGCTGTTTCACTTTTAGTATTGGCTAGATGTTCTTGATTGAAAAAACCATATACTGCATGGGTATTTATAGTGGGAAAATGTTGAAGGATTCTGAGGACTAAAGCATCAATATGAGTTTGATGGAATGTGGTTGAAGGAACTACGAATAAACCTTAGTTAGTTCACCTAGCAAACTAGACTAGTTGTTTGTTCAAAAATTATTAGCCAATCTAAAATGATACAAT
It encodes the following:
- the LOC126689780 gene encoding protein PELPK1-like translates to MAFSNYCFVLSLVVAFSLATTNVSLAARQLLDTTAAPPPALTLPTIPSLPKSTLPPLPSVPTLPQATLPPLPSTPLPTLPTQPPLPKSTLPPLPSTQIPSQPTLPTTTLPPLPTLPKSTLPPLPSTQIPSLPNPTSPTTPTIPKVTLPPLPAATPLPTIPTMIPSIPTIPTTIPTIPFFSPPPSN